In the Cellvibrio sp. KY-GH-1 genome, GCGATAGGCGCTTTGGTCACGCCATAAATAAAACACTGTACCAATTGCCACCAGCGCCGCGATTCCCGCCAGAGCCATGAGCGACAAGCGCGGGCTCAGCTTGAAATTAGTGGCAGCCAAGCGATGTTTAAGTAATTGAACCATGTTGATATCTCACCCGATAATCACAGCGGCATGCGCATAACTTCTTCAAATGCGCCGGTAACTTTATTGCGCACTTGCATCAGGGCCGAAAACGCCACACTCGCTTTCTGGCTTTCCACCATCGCGCCCACCAGGTCGTCGCTCGCACCGGAATCTACCGCTTCGGCCATAGCGCTTGCCTTGTGCTGCTGGGCATCTACGGCCTTGAAGACATCCTCAAACGCGGTGCGAAATCCTTCCTGGTTGCCCACGTCAACACTGCCTGTGCCTGCAGCCCGTTCAAGACCCAGGTTCAGCGCACCATCCACACCAAAGTGGCTGGCCGGCGCAATGGCCGGGGCTGTTGCGGGGCCGCCGGCGCTAGCTGCCTGCTTGATCTGGTCCATGCGGCCAAGCAATTCCTGTTGAACTTGCACAATTGAACTCATGGTTTATTCCTCGTTGACGCTGCGTCAGTTAATGCTGGTTGAGAATAGGGACATCGATAAAACAGGATCAAAACGTAATCTGCACACCCTGCTCGCGCATGGCATTCAGGCGATAGCGCAACGCGCGCGGGGTCATCCCCAGGCTTTCCGCCGCCTTGGTTTTGTGGCCGCCAAAACGGCGGATGGTGTCGATAACGTGTTGGTATTCAGCCCATTTGCCGCTGGCACGCAGCGCGGCTTTACCACTGACTTCGGCGCTGATCGATGCTATTGCCGGCATGTTGGCTTCGGTGGGCGCACGCAAGCCCAAATCCTGTGGCTGGATAAACAAGCCATTGCGCAGCACCAGGGCGCGCTGCAACATATTTTCCAGTTCGCGTACATTGCCCGGCCAGTTGTGCGCAATCAGCGCATCGCAGGCAGCTTGGGTTAAAAGGTCGTCGCGCTGTTCATGGGGCGCGTGTTTGCGAATCAAGCGGCTGGCCAGTGGCAGCACATCGTCTTTGCGTTCGCGTAGCGGGCTGATGTGGAGTGGCAGAACATCTAACCGGAACATCAAATCCGAACGGAACCGTCCCTCAGCTACTTCCAGCGGCAAGTCGCGGTTGGTCGCGGCGATAATGCGCACATTCAGGGGGATTTCTTTGTGGCCGCCGAGGCGCTCTACTTTCTGTTCCTGCAATACGCGCAACAACTTGGCTTGCAGGCCGAGCGGCAATTCGCCGATTTCATCCAGCAGCAAAGTACCGCCGTTGGCCAATTCAAACTTGCCCGGTTGGGCCGCCGTGGCTCCGGTAAAGGCGCCTTTCTCGTGACCGAATAACAGGGATTCGAGCATTTGCTCGGGAATCGCCGCACAGTTAACCGCGATAAAAGGGGCATCGTCCGCGGCTGAAAAGCGGTGAATGTAGCGCGCCATCATCTCTTTGCCGGTTCCGGTTTCGCCAGTGATCAGGATGGGCGCATTCGCCATGGCCACACGCTGGGCCATCGCCAACAACCGGCGGCCAGCGCGCGAGCGAGTGACAAAAATCTCTTCTGCAGCCAGGGCGGACTCCAAACGCTGCAACAAGAGTGTGAGTTGCGAACTGCTAAAGGGCGCGAGCAGATAATCCACACAGCCCATTTCCAGCAGGGCGGCCGCTTTTTCCTGATCGGCGTATTCCACCACCGGAATAATGCTTAGCTGAGGAGCTTCAGCGATCAATGCACCCACGCGGGCAAACAGGCTGGAACCGGGGAAGCTGCTGACAAACACAAACACCATATTGGCACTGGCAATCAGCCCGCTACTCAGCTCGCCAAATTCCGCGCAGTGAATTAACGGGCAGCCAGTGTATTCCAGGCTGGCAGTTAACTGGCTATAGGCCTCATCGCGCGGGCGACCGAGAATCATCACCTTGCGTGCGGGCTTGGCGCCGCTGGTAACTTCCGCCACCTGAACCCGCTTGAAGCTTTTATCGTCAAACAGACGCTCATCGGCAAATCGATCATTGCGGCCTGTGAAGCGAGTGTTGATTGTCGCCTGGTTTGTGGACATCACCGTCATCACCTTTCCTGTCTGATTAGGATCAGCTAATAGAATCATCTATTAGACTTTGGCTATGAATTTATTGGCTTTCATTGGTTTTTCATTAAAGTTTTTCTTCCCTTCGGTCGCCTTTATCTTTCAAGCCGCGCTATGGGCTGACATAGATACATGTGACGCAAGACCAGAAGATATGTGAACCACTTCATGTGTTCGAACATTAGCAACAGCCCTTCAAATCACTAAATCATTTGATCTCAAATGAAATCAAACGGGCTAAAACCCGCTCAAAAACAGCTTTTGATATCTATTGATTTAATCTCCGGCAGAACCCCCTCCTATACTCGCCTTCGTGACGATCATCACAGCAGCACTTTGACGCAGTGCCTGATCGTCCCGGGATTTACTGCAACAAAAGGACTGGGCTGACTGGTTACGGATTGCTCGCCGGCAATACGCACCAGCCAGGTAAATAGAAAGGCAACTCACAGACGTTCAACATCATGACAACCGTGAAGAGCACCATGACGATTAACGCCAAAGTTCATCACAAGGTAGCCGCCGACCAGCTGACACGGTTAAAG is a window encoding:
- a CDS encoding flagellar hook-basal body complex protein FliE, encoding MSSIVQVQQELLGRMDQIKQAASAGGPATAPAIAPASHFGVDGALNLGLERAAGTGSVDVGNQEGFRTAFEDVFKAVDAQQHKASAMAEAVDSGASDDLVGAMVESQKASVAFSALMQVRNKVTGAFEEVMRMPL
- a CDS encoding sigma-54-dependent Fis family transcriptional regulator, whose translation is MSTNQATINTRFTGRNDRFADERLFDDKSFKRVQVAEVTSGAKPARKVMILGRPRDEAYSQLTASLEYTGCPLIHCAEFGELSSGLIASANMVFVFVSSFPGSSLFARVGALIAEAPQLSIIPVVEYADQEKAAALLEMGCVDYLLAPFSSSQLTLLLQRLESALAAEEIFVTRSRAGRRLLAMAQRVAMANAPILITGETGTGKEMMARYIHRFSAADDAPFIAVNCAAIPEQMLESLLFGHEKGAFTGATAAQPGKFELANGGTLLLDEIGELPLGLQAKLLRVLQEQKVERLGGHKEIPLNVRIIAATNRDLPLEVAEGRFRSDLMFRLDVLPLHISPLRERKDDVLPLASRLIRKHAPHEQRDDLLTQAACDALIAHNWPGNVRELENMLQRALVLRNGLFIQPQDLGLRAPTEANMPAIASISAEVSGKAALRASGKWAEYQHVIDTIRRFGGHKTKAAESLGMTPRALRYRLNAMREQGVQITF